In the genome of Peromyscus eremicus chromosome 1, PerEre_H2_v1, whole genome shotgun sequence, the window ctatattgttgttgttggctttttaattttgttttgttttgtttgtttgtttgtttggttttttgagacaaggtttctctgtgtagccctggctgtcctggaacttgctctgtagaccaggctggcctcgaactcacagagatctgcctgtctctgcctcccaagtgctgggattaaagatgtgcaccaccaccgctcctGTTTGGGTGTTTTAAAACCAGCCCTTCTGAGCAActtggagatggttcagcagtttagaggaggtactgctcttgcagaggacccaagttcaattcccagcacccacattataaCTCTAGGTCCAGGGCATCTGGCACCACTTTCTGGCCTTGGAagacactgaactattaaaactaaacaattaaaatatatataaaaagaagtaAGAGAGAAAAAAGCCCCCAGCCTTCTGGCCTGAaggtgtaactcagttggtagggAGTGCTCGCAGTACAAATGGGAGTCCCTGTCGGGGTCCTCAGCATTAAGGGAAGGAACAATAACAAATCAGCCCTTCCATCCCCAGCCCTTAGGTATCGGTGACCTTGAAACGTCCCCCAACCCCCTCTTCCAACAGTCCAGCTCCTGAGTGCCCCACTCACCCTCTGCAGCCCCTCGGCCTCGAGGGATCAGGCGGCCCAGAGAGTAGACAGCCAGGGCGATGAGCAACGTCAGCACCAAGTCACCCAGCACGATCCCAGCCAGCACACCCGGGCTCACGGGAGAGCAGTTGCAATCTGGGAAATTGtcacaggaggatgaggagggtgACATAGGTTGACAGTCAGGGACTGGGTGTTAGCAGAGAGAGGGTTAGAAGGGAAAGGTGACGTGAGGAGTCTTTGTGGGGAAGGGTGAAAGATTGGGAGTGTCATGGCTTACCACTCTGGGCTTGAACGGGACTGAAtcctaagaaggaaaaaaaattaggtaaactgagagaggcagaggcaggagaatcagaagacTGGGgttatcctcaactacatagcaagtttgaagctagcctgggctatatgagattctATATCCAAAAGGAAGATGTAAACTGAGGCCCAGCCAGACAGTGATGTAGAGGCTGGAGAACACAGGAGAAGGTAGGTCTCACGGCCCCCGGGGGCTGGTACAGAGTCGACTGGCCAGTGTGTAGGGTCTgtgtcagtgtgtctggtttAGATCTCCCCTCCCACTGCTTCTACCAGGTCCCAAATCGTGGGGCCTCCAGCTCAGGCAGAGACCCAGAGGCCCTGGAGGAACCTTCTTCCGCCCAGCCCTCCCCTTCGGCTGTCCTgtccttcctgctctctgccCAGCCCTGGCCCTGAGCTGAGATGAAGGCACAGAGGACAGCTGCAGAAGCCCCCGACTCACCTCCCACAGTCAGAAGGACAGGAAGGAACAGAAGGTGCCAGGCGGGCTCCAGGGCCCCCATGGTGGCCAGACGTGCACTGGACACCACAGTCCAGCGGCTGGTGGGATGTGGTGTGACGTCCAACCAAGTGAAGGAGGAAGTCTGAGGTGGGTGGtggcagcaggaggaggggacagcAGCAGGGAGGGGGGGCAGACAGACATGACACCAGAAAGAATGTGGCCAAGGGACTGTGCCATACACAGTCTTCATGGACTGGACGAAAAGGACCAGGGAAACTCACAGCAGGTCTTGATCTCCATCTCCAGACAGAGGACAGGTACAACAGGAGGGACAGGGGGTGACAAGAATTGAAAACAGTTCAGCCTCTTCTGGCTGGGCAACCTTGAAGAAgtcacttagcctctctgggcctcGATTGTTTCCGTCCACAAGATTGAGAGTAAAACCGTACTTTTTTGCGGGGCCGTTTACCAGCTGACGTTCCTAGAGCAGGTCCGACACTTATCTGTCTTGTCAGCATCAATACCCTTGTCACGGTCACAGGCTATCATTAAGAGAGAGTCCTGGGCAGGAGCACTCATGACAGAACTCCCAAATGTGTCGCCTCGTCTCCCCAATATTCATCTGAGGTAGATGCCTTTCCTCCCGTTTCACAGAGAGGTAAAGACAGTAGCCCACAGCCACACAGCACAGACAGATCTGAGACCCAGCACCTAAAGATGGCCATTTCACTGACAGAGGAGAAAagatgaaaggcagagagagaacaccagCAAAGCAAAGAGGGTGAGGATTCCTGCCACAGATGTGCACACCACAGAGACAGAGCTGGGGCCTGAGGTGAGGCAGCTGGTGGCCATGTGGTGACCACTGGGCCTGGCGGGCTGTGCTGCTCAGTGAGGAAGCAGCTGGGAGCCAGTGAAGAGGGGAGCTTGTTGGGGGAAGGAGCAGGGACTATTTTAGTCCCTGGCAGGAGCCTAAGCTGGAACTGGTGAAGGAGGAACCTGAGGTTGGAGTCCTTGGGCGTGAGCCAGATGCAGgacgccccctcccccaaactcaTGTCacactctgtgggcaccagggtgcaggagaaaggggaagctggatGGTGGTCATGGGACAGATGCTGACGCCactgtgggagggagggactCTAGAGTTGGGTGGAGGGTCTCTGACAATCATGGCCACTACTGCCCAGGCCAGGCTGAGTCTGGGCCCTGAAGAATCCAAAAGTGTCTTCCTAAGGTCTAGAGCTGGCAGGGGAGGAAGTGGTCCGCTGTGCCCAGAGGCCTCTCAATGGGGGTGTGAGCTAAGTGAGTGACAGTTAGAGACCTGAGTCGGGCTATGGGCAAGGCAGACCTGGACCTGCTGGGGGTCAAGGCTCCCTCTGGCTGTGAGCAGAATGTGGGGACTTGAATCAGAGAAGGATGCAAGGCCAGCTTCTCCTGGGGCTTTGTGAGGATCATTAGAACTGTGCCTGACACATTGTGAATACTCACAGCAGGTTAATTATGCTCATGGGTAGGGTTAGCATGTCCAGGGGTAAGCTATGGTCTGCCCTTCCTAAATCTTTCTCCCATTCCCCAGCTTCCCAGCAGGACTCTTCtgacccctcctcccaccctggcCATGCCTGATCTGTGCCCAGAACACATGCAATGGAACAGCCAAGGTACTGGGGTACGACTCAAAACAGAGCAAGCACGGCCCTGGGCTTTGCTGGGGTTCTGGCGTCCCCTTTAGTTGCTAAGATATGGGAAGTTCTAGGAGTCTCAAGGGAGAGATGTTGGTGGGCATTTGTGGGATATGAGCTAAGATcaggctgagtgtgtgtgtgtgtgtgtgtgtgtgtgtgcgcgtgcttCGCGCGCGTGAGTGCGCACACGCCCTTCAGGGTGTGTGGCCAGAGGACAaactcaggtgtcattcctcaggattGTCTACCTTTCTTCTTTTACTGGTCTGAAAAATACCAAGTAGGCCACATTGGACCCCCAGAAATTCTCCCGTCTCTGTCTCCCTGGTTATGGGGTTACAAACACAGTGTAAGCCACGATGCCCAGtcttttatgtgggtcctagggatcaaacagGTCCTccagcactttatcaactgagcctcCTTCACAGATCCAAGGACAGGTTATTTACTGACCAAAAGACAGATCatcacatccatccatccatccacccacccgtcggtccatccatccatccatccatccatgcatccatccatccatccatccatcttccttcttttctttcagatttatttttatgtatatgtgtgagtgcttAAATGTACGCATGTACACCACATggcatgtctggtgccctcagaagagtgcatgagatcccctggaactggagttacaggcagttgtgagctgccatgtgtgatcagagaacaaaacaaaacttaaccactgagtcatttctataacttgccttttttttcttttccttccctcccttcctccctccctccctccctccctccccccctccctccctcccccccttccttccttccttccttccttccttccttccttccttcctttctgagacACAGTCACACCACGTAGCTCAGGATAGCCCAGGACTCTATGTATCTCAGCTGGCTTTGAGCCCACAGTCCTCATACTTTAACACCCATATACCAATGTTAAGGAGTGAACCCCCATGACTAGCTCAGGAGCAACATCTTGCAATGCTTTCACAACTGTGGGGGTGCAGGCCACAGGAGCAGCCCACAGAAGCAGGCCACAGAAGCAGGCCACAGGAGCAGGCCCACGCGTGCTCGTCTCCAGGCCCGATGGTGGGTCGGGTTCTAGctctgggagaaggaaggggaggcagTGTAAGCAATCTTCTGAATGGCTCTGCTCTGCAATGGTGCCAGGCTGCAGGAAGCTGGGCTGAGGTTTGTAAAATGGCCCAACCTCTCTAAACAGCAGGCCAGAGCTGCGGAATGGATAAACCAACTTTCccagacctcaggcatctgttgGCTCTGTGGCTGCCACAACCCACCCTCCCTACAGCAGCCTGTGAAGCTTCTGAAAAACAGACCAACAGACCcgtggtgtagctcagtggtaaagggtTCAATAACCATGTCCAAGGACTAGGATTCTGTCTCTagcactaaaggaaaaaaaaaatcaaataacctgattttctttttcatgtatcccatgctggccttgaacttacgtAGCCAAGGGTGATTTTGAACCTTCTGActcttctgcttccacctctggaatgctgggattacagaaccACTCTGCtcgcttgttttgtttttttgggtcaGTATCTCAACCTACAAATGATCTTCTCacctctccttcccaagtgctgtgattccAGGAGTGTGCTACGAGGCCTGCCTTTACCTGAGCGGCAGAAAGAGTTTCGAGTAGACACATCACGAAGGAGAGGCACTAATGGCCAGTCAGCGGGAGGTGAAGCTACATTAGACATCGTTAGTCACCAGGGAAACACAAGTGAGAAGGCCACTGGAGAGACGCCACCACACACCCACTGAGTGGCAACAGAGATGTGGAACTGGAAGTTTCACGCTGGCAGGAAACTGAAAGAGCGGACATTTGGAAAAACGGCTTGGGAGGTTTTATAAAGCTAAGTATTTACCTCGCCAGTGATTCTGAAATCCCACTACTGTTTACCCGAGAGAAATAAAATCACAAGTTCACATGAAGGCGTGTAGGGTCAAGTGGGTGCCGGGGTGAacatctgtaatccaagcactgaggaagcagaggcagggggattgcgaGTTTGACTCCATAGTATGGGTCACATGAGGAGACTTGGCCtcgaaaaaatatttttttttgtgttaaaTGAAAACCATAAACATCAAAGACACTAGTAATGAGAAGCCATGGGCTGGTTAAATGATTGCCTAACAATGACCAAGCCTTGTGCCTGAGCCCCAGCACTACTAACTGGGTGAGACGGAACACACATCTGGagtcaaaggcaggaggatcaggagttcaaggtcatcctcggctacttTGCAAATTTTAGGCCAAcactaagaccctgtctcacaacaaacaacaacaaaccacaaaTCCAAAACTCTTGCCAATCTTTGCCgtcgctcagcagttaagagcacatactgtttttgcagagaacccaggtttggttgccagcacctacatcagacagctcacagctgcctgcagctccagctgccccaatctgatgccctcttctggcctctgtgcgtGCCTGTGTTCACATGCAATACATACagatgcacacgcacacacacacacacacacacacacacacacacacacacacacattagaatGTAAAAATaagccttaaaaaataaaaagtcttgtCAGCGAGCTAGAAACCGTAAAAAGCAAAGGGAACGCCAAAAAAGCAACTCTAGAAACAAAAAGTACAATTaccaaaattaaaattcaatgGGTATATTTAACGGAAATGAATGCTCTAAAAAAAGGCTAGTCTAAAATTCAGTAGaggaaaaaatactgaaaatacatAGGATGAAAGAGCATGTCTAGCTTGTTTTACCATAGCCCCAGGAGAACGGGGTACCAGCGATAGTCAAATAGATCACAGTCAAATAGTCACAGCCAGACTGTAAAGCTGCAATGCCAGGGGTGGGCTACCCCCACGAGTTCTTCACCATGGAAGGCCCCGAGgcccccaaaacaatacaggctgttGCCGTTGCTCCTGGTTGCCAGCCAGAACTGTGTggaaagactctattgctgaagacacctcaTACTTTGTTGCTGGACGTAGAGAAACCAAGTcagaactgagctggaagctaCCTCCTGCTGGTTTGCGTTCTTGCACTAGACTGGGCTGCGGTACAGGTTACTGGGACAGAAGAGTCACCAGCAGCCTTACTCAGCTGTGGGACCTGTGCGCTATACCATAGACTATATACATAGACAACATGTGTCCACAGTGTAATAGTGGTATGATGTTATGTGTGTAACCAACCTCTTCCTCACTGGATTTGGTGCCCACTCCATAGGCAAGAATTCACACTGAAAAACCTGTTCAAAATCAGGGCATAGCATGTAGTAAGTAAAGTGCTATTGTTGTCTTGCCAAGTGGACTTGGTGTGCCCACCAAATTGCCTTCTAGATCACTATGTTTGTGTCTGTAAATTGGGGATCagtgtacctttttttttttgtagtgagcTCTAGTTTACCAAAGAGATACAACTGATCCAAGTTCTAAGAACAAGTTGAGTGCCGAATGCTTAGCCTAAATGGGACCTCTGTGTCACCCCCTCTAAGCCCAGAGAACATTACTGAGGAAATGTCGTGGAACACGGTCTTCCAGGGGTGGCATGGTGAACTcctgagctctcagctgctgtgaTTACCCGCACAGGATTTGTACAAAACATCTGGCCCTGACATCACTCCTCGCTGAAGGAGGAGGGGACCATGAGGCTGCACCCCTCCTTGGGGAGCTAatggcagttaatggttgctgaggAAACGCGAtactttcttcagtggtatagtcACCGGTAAAGTCACtgtccatgctcctgtaaacTCCTTACCCaggctcctgtaagtaaccctactcactgggaagggagaggaggaagggagaggaggaagagggagagagaagggggaaggagcGATAGAAGACTgcctgagagatggttcagtggttaagagcatttgttcttacagcaaacctgggtttgattcccagcaccataagatggctcacaacaatctgtaactccagtgcaggggatccaatgcccttcaCAGgtcccaggcacacacacaggtgcacacacacacacacacacacacacacacacacacacgaaaaaaaaatacatatatgtaaaataaatctttattatttttttggttttttgaggcaaggtctctctacatacccTGACTGGCTGATCtgcaactcattctgtagaccaggctggccttgaactaacgtagatccacctgcctctgcctcccctaaaggtgtgtgccaccatgccctgttaaaataaatcttaaaaaataatcttaaaaaataaataaaaggcctagctgggaagaagaaggttcATCAGGAGTAGGAGGAGTCAAGAGAGAATAGGATGTaatcaaatacacacatatgaattttgtataattaatgcagctaataaaactttattttttaattatttgtgtgtatgggtatctTGTCtacatgtctgtgcatcatgggcatgcctggtgcccacagtggTGATAAAgaaggctttggatcccctggaacaagaGTTAGAGACATTTatgagcaccatgtgggtgctgggattgaaccaaagtcctttggaagagcaatcaccagtgctcttaaccactgagccatttctccagccactaaaattttcattttcattatctctggttacatgtatgtgtatctgaATATGGGCTTGTGCTCTTGAGTGCAGTGTTTTCTGAGGCCAgaagatcccctagagctggatagaggcagttgtgagctgcccgacctcccaacatgggtgctaagaactgaacctgggtcctcaaaGTATGGAGGTTCTTCAcggctgagccagctctccagctctgtaATAAAGACTTTTCAGAAAAAATATACATGTTTGGTTAAATATCAGAAAACCAATTAATGTAAATCAGCACATTGTCAGCATAATGAGGGGAAATCATGTGCTTACCTCAACAGATGCAAAGCATCACATGCATTCACTTCTGATTAAAATTCTCAGCAAAGGGGCTGAGGGTGTAGCCCGATCGGTAGatagcttgcctagcatgtgcaaggtcccgTGTCCCCGGCTCCTTACAAAACTGAGTGTTAACGGCATATGCCTGTAACGCTAGACATCTGGAGATAGAAACAGGGCGATCATTTTAAAGTCCTtcttgctacatagtgagttggagtcCAGCCCAGGATActtgagaccctgcttcaaaactaATAATAGCAAAGTAAGAAGAGTTGTGAGCCTCTTAATTTGATGACTAGCATTCTGAGAACTACAGCTTACACTACTGTGTAAATATTGAAGCATTTAATGGCTCAATCCTAACCCCTTTCTCCTGAGAACTAGCATGAGAAAGACAGCCTGTTGGTTTTACCCGAAACACTTTAAGGTTGTCATAAAGCAAGGTgaaggtaggggctggagagatggctcagcggttcagaacactggctgctcttccagaggacccgggtttgattcccagcacccacgtctgCTCACAATCGCCTGTAACTTCAGTCTCAgcagatccaacaccctcttctggctcccccaggcaccaggcatgcatgtggtacatagacagatgcgcaggcaaaacacccacacacataaaacaaaaataggaaaaacGGTGAAAGTTTCCAGCACCATTATTCAGAGATGATAGGTTTGAGTTATAGAAGAATTTACAAGTCTCAGTAGACTAACTTCTTAAAATTCATAACAGAATTTAAGTAGGTTAATGAGTTTCAagaatcaatatacaaaaatcaattttATTGCTATGTACTGGtcacaaacaaaagcagagaaaacTAACCATCTATGTGATCATAAATGGTCAAATACCTAGTTATAAATCTAATAAACTAGATGAAAAGCCTGTACAAAGAAACTTTATTAAGaaagactttttaaattaaaaaccctAAATAAATAGCATGATATATCATTTTATTGGGTTAATGTCAGTTGCAACCTATGTATTTGGTGTCTTTATGATCCAAATGGAaagttttgcttttttctctttggggCTTATATTTTACACAGACATGTAGAGTAAAGTACAAGGAAGATGCTTTGAAGAAAGAACAAGGCAGGAGGTTCAGACCCCCTGACACCAAGACGTTGTGGGAGGGCCGGGAAGATGGCGTACAAGCACGAGGACAGAGCCCAGATCCCTAACCCAAGCTAGGCCGGATGAGAAAGTGTGCTTCTAGCAGCTCTCCTATGGAGGcgtggaagacagaggcaggagaatccccgAAAGTTTATAGACCAGAAAGTGTGTCTTAGGAgacatctggagagatggccgaGTCca includes:
- the Tyrobp gene encoding TYRO protein tyrosine kinase-binding protein, which gives rise to MGALEPAWHLLFLPVLLTVGGFSPVQAQSDNFPDCNCSPVSPGVLAGIVLGDLVLTLLIALAVYSLGRLIPRGRGAAEGTRKQRIAETESPYQELQGQRPDVYSDLNTQRQYYR